A stretch of DNA from Myotis daubentonii chromosome 12, mMyoDau2.1, whole genome shotgun sequence:
ATAGCTGGAGCTATTCCTCTGGTCACAATTGGCTCCCAGGACAAGCTTCAAATGGCAGAAAAACTTGGAGCAGCTGCTGGATTCAATTACAAAGAAGAGGATTTTTCTGAAGCAACAATGAAATTCACCAAAGGTAAACAACAGCTTCTGCAGCTCAGCAGGAATATCAGAAGTGATTAAATGAAATCCTCGCCAGCCTCAAGGCCAGTGCTCTAGATCTGACTGGCCTCCGCTAAATGCACGAAAGCTGCCCTGGCCAAGTTCTGGTACGCTAGTGTTGGACCTTTGGAGATAGTCAGGCAATATTTAGGATGAAGTCAGTTTCCATGTGTATCCTTGTGATCTGACTCATACACGTTTTAGAAACTGGATAATCAGGCAGAGTTGGCCCAGAATGACCCAGGACCTCTTATTCCCAACCAGCCAGTACACAGTGAGTTGAGAGGCGACATGGGGCAGAGACCAGTTGGGAGGTGGTCATAGTAGGTAGTGTTGCGAAGGTAGTTTCCTAAATGGATGAGCCTCTGTGTTCCAAAGCCAAATCTGAATATTTTGGGCACTTCCCTTTCCATATGAGTGAAAAAGGAGAGATGACGCCAAAGCTACAATTCAAACAACCCAGTCCAGAGGCTTCTTAACTCAGGTGTGAACTACCAGCCTGCCCTATAGGCTGGAGTGGACTTCTCCGGTTCTGTTCTCACTCATGCCCAGGTGCCAGTGGGTTTTCTACTTATGTGGGGGTTGGGGAAGATGCCAGAGCATGGTGTTGCCCCATGTCCCTCTTGCTGTGGCTAGAGAGCCTAAGAGATGAACGATTTCAAGCACAGATGGCAAAGTTCAGCTACCTAAACTCCACTTACAACAACGTTTCTATAAGCAGTGTTTCCTGTTCCAGTTTATCGATTTACCACTCGCACCTGTATTTATTTATAGCCATACATCCACAAATATACTCTGGGAATATTATTCTGCGTTGAGCTTTCTGTGTCTGACTAGCATAAATTGTGTTTCCTGTGGAAGGTGCTGGAGTCAACCTTATTCTAGACTGCATAGGAGGATCCTACTGGGAGAAAAATGTCAACTGCCTGGCTCTGGATGGTCGCTGGGTTCTCTATGGTCTGATGGGGGGAGCTGACGTCAGTGGGCCTCTGTTTTCGAAACTGCTTTTTAAACGAGGAAATCTGGTCACCAGTCTGCTGAGATCTAGGGACAAAAAGGTGAGTGATGAGCGAAAACTGTTCCCCAGAGAAATGTGATTCATTTTCATAACCCCGGCGAAGGGAAGATTTGGCACATCTCAAGTTAGGGAGCCTGTGCAGAAACCTGCCCCTCTGTGGATGAACAGTTAACCCAGtttcacagaaataattaaaattggtCAGTAGAAGCCTCAACATCTTAGAAAGAGGGTAGAAAACACTGCATATATGAGACCTGGGGAGTCTTTCTAGCAATGAACAAAGCCTTGACCATACTTTTaaggaaatacttttaaaaacagttcCAAGACTGTTTAGCAAGGCAGAACTGTTCTGTTTGCTGAGAAAGCCTCTTAGATAAGTAACCCTCCACCTCAGCCTGAAATCTCCACGTGCCAGCTTTGGGAATGTCTCCCAGCATAAGGTTTCACATCACTGGGGGACAGCAGAGCTGAAACATCCCTTTCGAGCTGAGCCTATGTAAGAcctgtctgtggctgcttcccacttgaaatctgtattttaaaagtcCTCAGGGAGTCAGTGACACTTATATTTTACTCCAGGCTGCAGCCCTTACCTGGTCACCCATTTGGGGGCATGCACATCCATGCTGGTAACGGAGGGGTTAGGTACTCCTGTGTGCTTTTGCAAATGGGTCCGCTTTTCAGAGAGACCACAAAGGCTAAGCAAGATGGGGGGTAGCAAGGTCAGGCTCTGTCCAGGCTGATGGTCTCCTTTTCTGTATCTTACTTAGTACAAGCAAATGCTGGTGAAGGCTTTTACGGAGCAAATTGTGCCCCATTTCTCCATGGAGGGCCCCCAACGTCTACTGCCGGTTCTGGACAGAGTCTACCCTGTGGCTGAAATCCAAGAGGCCCACAAGTACATGGAGAGCAATAAGCACATGGGCAAAATCGTCCTGGAGCTGCCGCAGTGAAGGAGGAGGGGGCACTAGAGGAAAAGGGCACCTCAGCCCTTCCCAGAGCAAACTGGGTGAAAATTCTCTGAACGCAGGCAAGAGACCAGAGGCTACTCCACGCCCACCTGTAGCCCACTGGGCCTTCCTGGCCTCATCAACTGATCTGTGTAAAGCTGGTCTAAGGAAATAAAGAGTAAAGGGAGGCTGGCTCACTGTGCGTGGTTGTGAGTGCGGATGGAGGCCAACGGCGGAGATGAGGTGGGagaaggggtgggtggggtggggaggaggtgggagacagGGCAAGCATCGAGGAGAGGCAGGGATTAGAGGAGAGGCCAGGTCAGCAGATGCTCAGCTCCAGGAGCTGCGCCAGGGTTCCGAATGCGGAGACAGAACCCTGTAGCACTGCCAGGGGCCTGGGAcccgcacaccccccccccccaacaccgcACGCCCTGCAGCCGGGTAATTCAGTCCAGCCCGCcccctgccggaagccggtccatccttgctgcttgacacagtcgctgcagggaagaaacatctgcacagcatatgtttcaagggacctggcgtatatggcacactgttcttaatatgtttgctccccttcttggcactatgtgttttaaccaaggtcacctctccgagaaaggttgtttccccaggtagggatttttccctgaagttagggagagaataaaacaccttaactaaatgccaggcgggtagttaatcgctttaactatgaacaatcacccttaagctacataatctttactccctggaatggagataagaaacgccctaccctttggaatagaaattggcaggattaaaatcaactggtataaatacagatgtaacaagacaataaaacacagaacctggctggagaacctggcgggaggacctggctaggctgctgatcaactgaacgctgcctccgtgtcattccttcttcgacgactccatccacacctttggggacccctggacctgctggggttggaccccaacagccCCCTTCCAGAACGCACCTGCGAACAGCCCCAGCTCTAGTCGCTCTCCTCAGGTCCCGCCCCCTCGCCAACTTCCTCCGCTCAGGGCCGCCCTGACAGGAACACCGCCCCTTCTgaagccaggccccgcccccttcagTGCGGTTCCCGGAAGCGCCTCGGGCCCTCGCCTTTCAACCTTCCGGCCTCCTTGCGGGCTGGGGCTCGTTTTGCCCGGAGTCTTTTCGAAGGGGACACTGCGTCAGCACGTCTGCACGTGAGCGGCGGTGTTCCTGCGCGTTATAGCCGCTTCCGGCGGAGCCTGAGTGTTGATGTCCCGCGTCTGAGGCCGTGTTGAGCTGGAAGCTGAGCGAGCTGCGGAGGAATAAGGGGAATTCTAGTGTTTGCCGCGGTAATCTCATCAGCCCGCCAAGATGGCGATGCAAGCGGCCAAGAGAGCGAACGTAAGTAACGGGGATGTCTGCCGAGGAGGGAAGGACTCGCCGTGGACTCGCGGCGGCAGTGGATCAGGGCATTCCCGGCCCTTGTCCGTCCCCAGGGCGGGGAAGCCAGACGTTCCCGTGCTGTCGGAGGGGAGTTCAGCCGGGCCTGCTCCTCGAGCCGCATCTCCGCCCCCACCCCTTTGGGGAGTTTTCCTTCCGTCCCTTCCTAGTGTCAGCGATAGCGTTAGCCCGACCGCCTTTGTAGCTTCGCCTTCAGCCTGGCGTCTGCATCTTCCCGGCTTAAAGGCCAATAGCACAGGTAAGTCCCCAATAAATAACCTAATGGCCAGCAGGCGACGAGAGCCTGAGAGTCTTCTCATCACGGAGCTCTTTGGACCCTTCatgggttttttaatttaattttttacgtatttcattgattttggggagggggatgagcgggggagagaaagaaacatggacttgttgttccacttacctATGCTGTCCTGTTTGAAacttgtatgtgccccgaccggagTTGGGATGACGCTGTAACCAGCTAAGCTACCCGGCTGGGCGGATCCTTCCCGTTTTAATTCAACAACACTTTTAAGCAGCTACAATGTACCAGACTTGCGAGATAGGAGACAATTCATCAGTTACAGTAACTGAAAAGCTACCAGGTGCGAGACACAAGTCTAGGTATTGGAGATGcagcagtgaataaaacaaaaagcccGGCTGCTTGCGTCCTGACGTTATggaaccctaaaaaaaaaaaaaaaaaaaaaagaatctcaaaaAAGTGTTCAACTCTAAGGCGCTGAAAGGTATAGTGAGATGAGGGCAGATAATGGAGACTTTGGGTGACTTGGTTGATTTTCACGTCCGTGGGTGAAAACAGCAGTGGAGGGATGTCATCGAGGATGGAGGTTAAGAAAGTGGAGGCAGTTCCTTCCACAGGTTTGCATGTGGGCAGGGGGAAGGTGAGTTAGTTGGTGGCTGGCTTTTCCTCCCTGAGATGTGTGCATACGGCGTCTTTGTACGCCAGTGGGGACGATGCTCTAGTAAGTGGGAGAAACGGATGGTGTAGGAGGAAGATGGGTTAGGTGCAGGCGGTTTGGAGTGGATGAGGGGTTGGCATGGCACTGAGAGGGGAAGTGGGTGCATATAGTGGGATGAAGGTAGGTCGGCAGGTTTGGTAAGGTGAATATAAAGTGTTTACCATTTGGTCATACCTATTTTCCCCAGTAAGCAAGAGCCCCGTCCTCTCAGGACGGGCGGGGAGGAGaatgcccagcccagctcagacaccagagggggtggtggtggagagtgggaggagagaagagagtgtGATTTAGTGGCTTGCAGTTGGAGAAAGCAGATTTACTAGGGGAGTCTATGTGATGGACAGTGTTGATCATCTGTTTGAACTTATCCTTGAATCTTAAAATCTAAACTTTAGTACTTGTTTACCATTCATCACCGCTACTAGGTTGAGGGCAGGGAATAGGTatattattcttggatttataCAGCACAGCTTAGTGCCTGACCTAGTTGCCAATTTAATAAGTAGTGAGCAAATTAATGACTATTGCGTAACTGTTCATAAGGAGCACAGAATCTGGTGGGGTCTACACATTTGAGAGTCATCCACTCAATGTGGAAATCCTGTCTGTGGTGAAGAGACTGTGTAGAATTTGGGGGGTACATGAAGGGTCAAGACAAGAAGTCTAAAGATAAAACTCTGTGGAAAAGCATATTTTAATGGCAAAAAAGACTGAGAAGAACTAACTAGCCAGAGCGTTAGGAGAAAGCCAAGGAAATAGTATCAAGCAGGTCATAGTCAATAGTGCCAGAGGCTCAGGGAAGTTAAGTATGTGAATTGGACGCTGCAAGTAAAAGTGTTGGTGAGTAAAAGCACTCCCATCAGCGTTTTGGGTTGGAAGCTACATGGTGGTACACTGGTGAGTATCAGTGAAGTAGAGTATGAGGCAGTAACTGTAGACTTCCTCTTTCCAGATGCttgactgaaaaagaaaaagagagcaagatagACTAATAGAGAGCTACTAAGTCTGGGGAAGGCAGAAACCttgtcttccttccttcactgTGTAACCCTAATACTACTATCCTGGTGTATGTGTAAAGAAGGTGCTcagtagccctagccggtttggctcagtggatagagtgttggcctgcggacttaagggtcccgggttcgactctggtcaagggcacatgcctgggttgcaggctgggtctccagggggggccatgcaggaggcagccaatcggtgattctctctcatcattgatgtgtctatctctctctccctctaccttcctctctgaaatcaataaaaaacttattttaaaaaaaagaaggtggctgagaccgatttggctcagtggatggagcgtcggcctgcggactggagggtcctgggttcgattccggtcgggggcgtgtgcctgggttgtgggcacgtccctggtgggggatgtgcagggggcggctggtcgatgtttctctctcatcgatgtttctgactctctgtctctctcccttcctctctgtaaaaaatcagtgaaatatatttaaaaaaaaaaaaaagaaggtgcttagtaaatatttttgaatgaatgaaaaggaagCCAAGTAAGTATTTTGTTTTCTGTCGTGATGGCAGTACATAAGCAAACTGCTCACCTGAGGAATAAAGAAACCAGTTGAATTGGCAATCAAAtctaaataaatgataaaggtATTGACTGAAAGCCTGGGTTTTGTAGTAGCCCCTTATTTCTACTAGTAGTCTTCCCTATAATCAGTGCCCAGTTGCTTTTCCAAAGAGTATGCCATTTTCAGTATAGCAGATTATAATTTTAAGTCTTggcttttttgtttattattttttattatgagaaTTTCTTGTTCACTATGAGAGTTTTTTTAAATGGTAGCATTCTCCTAATTATAATGACAATACATGTTTCTCATTTCAGATTCGACTTCCACCTGAAGTAAATCGGATTTTGTATATAAGAAATTTGCCTTACAAAATCACAGCTGAAGAAATGTATGATATATTTGGGAAATACGGACCTATTCGTCAAATCAGAGTGTGAGTTTACTGAAACTTTCGAAATgttgtttaaataaaatgattgtgtAATCTATAACCTTGGAATTATAGCTGGCAAGGGGGCCTGAGAGCCTCCGAGGCTAATTGAAGTCAGGGAgatgagatttttttcctttgtttgtttgtttgtttgttgtttgcaagGGGGAAATACCTGCTGAGGCCCTTATGATCCAGCTCAATGGGAGCCAACTAATTGTGAAGTTACTGAGAGCATGAATAGTTTGAGGGgtctggaagggaaggaagaactaacatttattgtaCACCTGCCATTTATAAAGTCAAAAACTATGCTGTTATATGCGTTAACTCTAATTTTTTCAACAGTCTTCACTGTCTCTTTTACTGACTGCAGAATTTCTGAATAAACTGAGTAAAGGGATATAAAAGTAACTGagaacaatgattttttttttcaactacaGCTTCCTGTGGAAGCTTTAAAAGTATAGGGAACCCTTTCCCTGATctgctctttaaaataaatattttttttaaataactattttttttaaagaaaaactccaTTCAGACATAGCTGACTAATAGGAGCCATCACTCCTCAATACTGTACTTTCCAGTGTAAGACTGAAAATTGGTTCTTAGTGTGAGAAGTAGGAAAGACTAGAACATGAAGATTATGACAAAGTTTCAAACTAGTTTTTTGCTGTTACTGGTTTAGCAGCTATAttagtattgtttttttttttttttgaagtattcTTGACATAACAGTAAGTTTAACCTATAGCTatttcacttaaaaacaaaaattacctaATTCAAGAAATTACAGGATTATCCAGTATACCTTTCCATAAGGTTTATTTCCTCTAATGGTTTTCAGGTAAATATGTGTTTAATTAAGTCTGATTCAACTCTGCAGGGGGAACACACCTGAAACTAGAGGAACAGCTTATGTGGTCTATGAGGACATCTTTGATGCCAAGAATGCATGTGATCACCTGTCCGGATTCAATGTTTGTAACAGATACCTCGTGGTTTTGTACTATAATGCCAATAGGGTAAGTATAGCACAGTTCTCGTCATGGGGGGAGCCCACATAGGAATTCCTGCAGAACTGCACCCTTAGGGGAGATGGGTACTCTGAGCTCCTTTGTGGCTGGTGCTGTTAGTGGGAATCATTTGACTATAGATTGGTAACTTAACTTTGGCACTTACCGCATTTTCAGGCATTTCAGAAGATGGAcacaaagaagaaggaagaacagTTGAAGCTTCTCAAGGAGAAATATGGCATCAATACAGATCCACCAAAGTAAactttttctgcatttttattttggacTGAAAACCCATGAATCACCACCCTACccttttttgatttttaattaataCTGAGTATTGCAGTTTCTTGAGGTTCAGAATTTCGTTCCTGAAACCTTGATACATGTTAGAATATATTGTTAGTAAAGTTGCAGCTTTTTGTAAAACATGTCAGTGTTTTCTCTTGAGTTTTCCCATCCTGTTTgatactgggggtgggggttaggggaaTAGCAGTTGAACCATCTCAAGAATTCTATGGGGGTGCGTGGTCCTAGGGACTGAGCTTCTTGAGCAGAGAGCTTTTTGTGTTCTTAATGCCTCCAGTGTGCAGTCCAGAGCTTAGCCATCAGGGAACTTGCGAGAGGgtcatcatttattgaatggcTATTAATAATGAAATCttctgccgaagccggtttggctcagtggatagagcgtcggcctgcggactgaaaggtccaaggttcgattccggtcaagggcatgtacgtgggttgtgggcacatccccagtaggagatgtgcaggaggcagctgatcgatgtttctctcccatcgatgtttctaactctctatctctctcccttcctctctgtaaaaaaatcaataaaatatattttttaaaaaaataatgaaatcttcaTAATAACTCAGTGAAGGTAGGATCTCCATTTTGTAGATAAGGAAATCAAAGCTCATCAtgttggctgaatgaataaaaagctgACATTAAGAAGTTgctgtagccgaaaccggtttggctcagtggatggagcgtcggcctgtggactgaagggtcccgggttcgattccggtcaagggcatgtgcctgggttgcgggcacatctccagtgggaggtgtgcaggaggcagctggtcgatgtttctctctcattgatgtttctgactctctgtctctctcccttcctctctgtggaaaatcaataaaatgtatttttaaaaaaaaaaaaaaaaaaaaaagaagttgctgTAACATCAACCAGTTATTAACCATGCCAGTACATGTGGATAATACTTTACAGTTAACCAAAAGACCTTTGTTGATATGGGTATCCTGTGTTTAGAACAGAGTTCTATTCTAGAAATGGCCAAACAACAGCACATTGTTAGAAATTTGAGAGCAAGCAGCTTGGGTAGTGTTGGTTGTTTCATGTGTGAGATTTTATTAATGTAGTCTTTCTGTTTAGTTAATAAGTGTCTGTGTATATTTTGGACTTTAGTTTATAGTATATCTTttgctatataaaaatatgtgatgCTTATCCTTATATCATGAGTTCTCGTGGCATGGAAATAGTATAGTTATTACCACATTCATCATAGTCTGGCAGCCTGGAGGAGTTAgctataattttcttttgataGTTTAGGCATGAGCCAAATGGAAAAACATGggctaattatatatatatataaatataaaactataaccCAAAACCAACTTGAAGGGTACAAGGACTAAATCATTTAACTGGACAAAGAGCAGCTATTCTACTTTTAAACGCACTTAGCTTTGAAATCTATCATTACTTTAAGAAAACAGGCTATTACATCTTTTGTACTATCTTCTCAAAGCCTACtattgaaaatgagaaaataattgtcTTATTATGTCAGAGTGCTTTTTGAAAGCACTGTAAGAGTCATTTCTAAGGACAGGCATGACAAAGGAGCCACAGCTGTAATTTTCTTATGAATGCTTTTGTGAATTCCATATCAATTATTGTAATGCACGATGTGCCTTTAGGTATTTACAagtgtaaaaataattttctaaaagacATTTTTGTACAGGGAAAGCAAATTAGACTTACAGTATGATGTGTCTAAGTGGCAGACTGGCTTGCCAATAGTGTAGTTGTTTTAAATTAACAAGGGGAAATTCCTATTGGCAATTATGGCCAGTCCATCATTTggtttcatatatctgttggctgaATTTCATGatcttaagattttttaaaattctctgtaaCTGTTTGGCAATTGTGTGGCCTGTTCTAGTTAAGATATAAGAACTTTAATTTAGTGGACAAATATTGAGGACCTGCTCAGTGCCAGGTCTGTGCATGCTAAGATGCTGAGGATACAGTTACAATTCACCCTCTGTACCAGACATCGAAGGCTCGGTTTTTCAAACTGCTTTTAAGGATGGAAGGAATGATTGTGTCCGtgcatatgtatgtacacacacgtCTGCCAGAGCTGCTTTACATTCTTCGAGGTTAAATTTCTAGTTTCTGAGAAAGATGTTGTATGACTCGAGGGTGTGTTAACCAGAAGTTTGAAAATGACTGATATGACAGCTCATCGTCACTCTCCTGTTTAACAACTTTCAGTGGCTCTCTCGGGACAATGTCCAGACTTGTGAGCATACTGTATCGTGATTCTCTGCATCATCTTTTAAGAGTGTCATTAGAGCGGGGCCTGCGAAGCCTGGCATGTCCTTTCCAGGTGCTAGCCAGTAGGTATTtgcagttttttgtttgtgttggtTCTTAGTGAGTGTCTCCTTTTAACACCTGTGTTATACAtaatctagaccagccgtgggcaaactacggcccgcgggccggatccggcccgtttgaaatgaataaaactaaaaaaaaaaaagactgtaccctttcatgtaatgatgtttactttgaatttatattagttcacacaaacactccatccatgcttttgttccggccctccggtccagtttaagaacccattgtggccatcgagtcaaaaagtttgcccacccctgatctagaccgAGATCTTTTatatcagcggtcgccaacctttcagacctcacggaccaccagtagTCGGCAGActaccggttggcgactgctgtttTATATGACTCCTAATGGTCACCTCCGGTGGCTTTTAGTTATCCTATTGGTGTCACATGAGAAAACAGGCTGAGTTCTCAGAAATTATCATAGACATTTGTGTTATCAAGGAAAGCTCCAGAAAGGAGTGAATGCAGCGCTTCTAGCTTGCCTAGTTCTACAGTAGAAGTGAACCCAGGGACTGGGTGATTAAAAGCAATGCAGCCcctttctcatttcattctcccCGTCTTAAAGACTGCTTCTTTTTAACACCTCAGCCCTCCGCAGAGGACTACAGCCAGGACTTCCTGGAGACAAAAGGGTAGATGAAGTAATAACCAAGATGATGAAACCCCCGCCCCTCATGTATATGACATGAGTCTGTGAAGGAAACTAATAGTACCTGTCCCCAGCCCCTTCTCAGTCATAACAATCTCAAGTTAAGAGATTGCTGACAGAATACTCCTCACTAAGCTTAAAAACTATGCCAACGAAAAGAAATCTCCTAGCCATGTTGCCCAGGCTCCTTTGATGAGCACACCAATAAGCGGGCTGATTTAAAACCTACCTGAGAACTCCCGTGAGTTACAGCTAATGTTGattaaattaaacagtatatgtGGAAACGATGCAGAAACATAGTTTCTTCTCTTAAGTAATTCCCAATGTAAGTTAGAACAAATCTAGATGCAACTAAGCAGTTAATGTGAAAACAATCTCAGAATCGCAGTCTTATCAAAAGTAACTTAATGTGAGTTAGAGTGTGGCTCTAAGGCCTACCACACCTTCATTTGTTCAGACACACATGTTCTTTTTCCATCTGGGTGAAGGGAGCTCATCCCTTTAAGTCCGAACAACTACAGATCGCAAGGTCCCAAAGTGCTGGAATCCCACATTTGATGCTAGGCTGTGGGATTTGAACACAATATATTTTAGTTATTCAGAGGAGACTTGAGCCTGTGAGATGAGTGGCAAATAATACCTACTTCGTAGGGCTGCTTAGAGGATCGGTGaccaatttactttaaaatatacagaacagccgaaaccggtttggctcagtggatagagcgtcggcctgtggactcaagggtcccaggttcgattccggtcaagggcatgtacctgggttgcgggcacatccccagtgggggatgtgcaggaggcggctaatcaatgtttctctctcatcgatgtttctgactatctctctcccttcctctctgtaaaaaatcaataaaatatatttaaaaataaataaataaaatatacagaacaAGGCTCAGCATGTATAGTGCTCACAttgtaattattatatttattctctctcctgGCGACTTGGAAGGCTCCTTTCCACTATTTTCCCAAGG
This window harbors:
- the SF3B6 gene encoding splicing factor 3B subunit 6 yields the protein MAMQAAKRANIRLPPEVNRILYIRNLPYKITAEEMYDIFGKYGPIRQIRVGNTPETRGTAYVVYEDIFDAKNACDHLSGFNVCNRYLVVLYYNANRAFQKMDTKKKEEQLKLLKEKYGINTDPPK
- the TP53I3 gene encoding quinone oxidoreductase PIG3, which translates into the protein MLAVHFDQPGGPENLYLKEVAKPSPGEGEVLLKVAASALNRADILQRQGQYAPPPGASSILGIEASGHVAELGPGCQGHWKIGDPAMALLSGGGQAQYVTVPEGLLMPIPAGLTLPQAAAIPEAWLTAFQLLHLVGNVQAGDSVLIHAGASGVGTAAIQLARIAGAIPLVTIGSQDKLQMAEKLGAAAGFNYKEEDFSEATMKFTKGAGVNLILDCIGGSYWEKNVNCLALDGRWVLYGLMGGADVSGPLFSKLLFKRGNLVTSLLRSRDKKYKQMLVKAFTEQIVPHFSMEGPQRLLPVLDRVYPVAEIQEAHKYMESNKHMGKIVLELPQ